CGCAAGGACATTGTACGGGATGCTGATTAGAGTAAAACTGACAAGGCCCCTCCCTGCTGATAGAACCAGACTTGATGTGCTGAACAAGCGAGCCGATTACACAACCTGGTTTATGGACCATGCCGACAGGGCACCTCTGTGTTCGTCCTGACGAATGGGGCTACAACGTTTGGACGGCCAGAGGTCACAGTAGAGCGCGGCAGAGAGAGAGGGCATACCGTCAAGTGTGACGACACTTGACTGTGACCATGGTAATATCGCTCATCAATTGACTCGCATGTGTCTTCCTCAGAAGCTGTTGGCGGAATGAATGCTGCGCGTTTCGACAACTTCCTCGCACAGGCGAGGACAAATTTGGATCCCGACGAGGGGGTGATCTTCGTGTATGACGGAGGGCCGGCCCACCGAAACCCAAACTTAAAACGCTCTCCCCCAACAGTCCTTTCCTCAACATCGACAGCTGTTTGAAAGCGGCGATCAAGGCCGACATGTCGCGTTTAGAAATTGAAAGACGCATGGATAACAGAAATGAGGTCAGAACCAGTGGAATCTCACTGGGGGAGTTTTAAAGACAAAACTGCTTGAAGCTCTGCACAGAAGCACCGACAGAAACATCGACTGCAGCAAAAAGTGCACAATGGTATCATGTTTTGCAGACCTATCTGTCCAGACATTTGAATAGAGATTATTGAAGGTAAACTAAAATTCAGACCAAAATAATTTTGGGAAAGCTATAATTCAATTAGAATTCGATATTTGAACACTGAATGTGAAAACCGCTCAATAGTTTGTGCTCATGTTTTGTAATCATAAAAACGCCGTGCAGGAATGCTGCTGAATTGCGAACAGTGCGATGAAAATGGTAATAAATGGTTTCTGCGTTACAGTGTTTCTGTATTGTTTCTATTGACTTTCATGGTGATGTTAATGACCTGCAGGCTAGCgcaaatgaaagtaaaattttttcttttgtttgacgAATGACGCATAATAATGCCCAAAAATGTAAATGAGTGCTTATTAAGATGAAAAGGTCAGTATTGAATCTGATTTAGGCGCAAATGGTCGTTTTATATCGCTAATGAATGTAACTTACGCAATTAATCGCCTTGTAAGAAATGTGAATGCGTATTTTCTCGTGATTAGCAGCAAAAGGTGTTTATTTCACCTTACATTAATACTGCTGAATAATATATCAAGATCGTAagagaaatgatcactaatCTAAGAAGCTTCGATGGTTAAAgaagttctccttgtcaacaccaaaggaaatatatagagaagcGAATTGAGAGTCCGGATTCTGATGTTAGAGTTTAAAGGACTAACAAAACTTCGGACTAGTTTAGATAGTATgccattttgaaaggaaattttgcgttttcaaatttctccagTGCACTGAGTACGGTGAGAGCTTAAGGTATAACTGAGGGGACTATAGAGTTTGATATAAAATGATAGGTGAACGATCACCTTGTCTTTCAGTCAACACACCTTGTTCAGtagtttaattttcttaaacaaacaCCTGCTTCTGATATTATAGTCGCTATATTTTCTTCGCCGTTTTTCATTCATCATGTCTGTAGATACAGTGTGTTTGGTGAGAGctagtcattatttatcgcctaaGGAAGGAGGTCCTACGTCCTTTCTTTATACTCTGTCGGCGGACTGATCCGTgccccctgaaaaccatgtgatccccgAAAAAAATCCTCCGATGCCCTCGACCCAGTCCTTTAAATAATTACCTTATTAAAGCTTCTTCGCGTGAGGGTTTTTAATGAGtaaaaagaaggagaaagatggaaacaaaaaagaaaaataacctcCTAAACAAAAAGTCCTAGAGTTCCAGGCTCCTGGTGGGCTCGGCTTACGCCCTATTCGTTTTAATAGGGAGACTGGGAATTACTAGTCAGCGGAAACTCGCGTGACCAAAATTATGTGGCGTTTTCTCGAATCTATCGTTGGCAGAAATAGGTCTGAACCAGCGTgacttgacaaaataaaaggGAAGGGTATAAAAGACCAGGCGAGAATGATGAGTAAGGACATTTGGAATAAAGCCTTATCATGGCGGAGGAAGCCGATCTTCTTTCCATCGGAAAACATTGTAGTTTAGCGTCGTGCAAACGACTTGATTTCTTGCCATTTCAGTGTTCTCACTGCAAAGAAATTTTCTGGTACGTTTACTTCTTACCGTgttatttttccctttgaaaAGTCGGATTatactaaaaattaaaactgagaTGGAAAATGGGATCAGGGAATCGTGGAAGTTTTTCGACGGTTTTTTTCTCCGGCGAGGTTTTGATACTTTTCTTCGTTAGGATCGACGACTGAAACTTTGAGAAGTTGAAATTAGAAGTGAGTCTTGAACGTTCTTGGTTCAATgattattttcatatcttttgCTTGTTTTAGTTTAGAACATCGAAGCCCAGAAGAGCACAAGTGTTCGAATTTTAGCTTATCAGATGTAAGTATCAACTTTTGCCGTCAGTTTGAGAAATTTCAGGAGTAGAATCAGGGATATTAATGACACAATTCTGCAAAACCAGTGTTGAGAATTACAATGTTTCTATATGATTTACTCAGCATGATCACAAATAAATATGCAGAGTATTGATGAATTTGCAATTTATGAGCAATTTTCACCAGCAGTTGTTGACAATTATGTATAGGAATCAATAAACATAATTGCGAAAAAAGTATCCTTGAAACGTTCGCAACCGTTTTCTCTCAGATTGCTCGGAAAGAGGATCTTGCCTGATTTTAAACCAGTTTTTAAACTAAGATTTTAACTCAgaaaaaacaagataatttacttttaactgaaagaagattaaaaaatattgattttaggtgttaattggttaaaaaaagttgtgaatgacctttacaaactttttttgtttctgtcaattttgtttcttttttccttaagGTTCATGTTCCTGTTTGCCCAATCTGTAATCAAATTGTAAAGAAGTCCCTAAATGAAGATGTTAATCAACAGGTCAGTTTGTTACATTTCATGTATATGTCTAGCTTCTCTCTGAGGTTGTATTTAGGTATATTATATTTTGATATAATCATTAGCATTTTATCATGAATGCAGCAATATGATTGCCTTGTTATCACTTTGTTAATTGAGGGTGAGTGGAGCAAGTAGCTTAACATTGAGTGGTTgtttacaaaatagaaaaaatcaaaagcacaAGCTTGTCTTGTCATTAAGTTCTcaatgactgaaatagttattTAAAAACAATGCGATTATTGAATCATAATGTTGTTGATAAATATATTTGGAGCCCAGAATTTGGATATATTGGTTCATTTTAAGATCCAGGTTGTAGGGTATGTTAGATTGTAGAACCTAATGATAATTTTTACCTCTTCTGGTACATGTTGATGCAAGTCACTGGCCACCCAGTTCCCCAATATATTATATTTTATAGCCATGAGATATTTTAAACTTCAAGTCTCTTCACAGAGAAGATGCGTTTTCGGAGAAACAGCTACTAGTCTTCAgtattgaaaaattaatcatatCGACAACTTTGGTCTCTTGAAAACCCCTCATCTAGGAGGTGATTGACATGTGTCACTCATGGAGGTCTTGGTGTTAAAAGCGTGATTTCATGGTACAGTGTACCCATCTGTTAGTATATTTATTCTTAATACTGTTATTTGCCTTAATAGGTTGAAAGACATATCCTCAGTGGCTGTAAGAGCCTTATTGTgggaaaaccaaagaaaagtAATAAGTGTTCTTTGAAGACTTGTCGTCAACATGGACTGATGCCATTTGTGTGTCAAGAATGTAATAAGAATCACTGCATAAGGTAAGCACTTACCAACCAATCTTGGAGTAACAAAAGTGTTATTTTGTTGTTCCTTCACTCAACCATGTGAAATTTTGTTGCCATTTGATAAttcataaccctttaactcccaagatctgattgtcaatgaTCCactctagctgttacacatttccttgtaatttagttttgagaatttggttttagatcaagataacaacttcgtGATAACTTTAAGTATTCAAAATCACCagtctgctggataatgtatggttagcatagggagaagttacatgttaatcacttctgggagttaaagggggtGCAATCTTGGAAAAAGTACCTCTTACTGGCCAAGTTTTAGGTTTGTGCTGTAAGTTACAGACCAACTTTTTTCTGcttggatttatggcccaaTGGCAAAGTGTGCAAGCCATAAAtcagcatgaaaaaaaaaacaaggatcTGTAATTTACAGTACAGGCTAAGAAAATGAAGTTGGTaagatacatgtatttattCTTCTGGGTTCAAATAGAAAGGGTagatttcaatttaaaaggaaaacttttgaaCTTATTGAGCCATGCAGTGAAATATGGCCTACTACCTTGACCAATCTCACAAAACATAGATTTCTAGAACATTCCTTACCCCTGCTCCCCTAGTTCAGCTCTGTTTATAAACAGATCCAAATTTTATAATGTAACCTTAACTGAGATAGAAAGTTTTGACTTGGGAAAGGGGGTACACCAAAGGGGTACATGTAAATACCCAAAAAAGTTTCACTCTAAAAAAATATTGCATTGATAATTCAACATGTATTAATGATGTTGTCCATGATTCGAGTTCACCTTGGAAACAGTATGTGGATATTAAATCATATATTTCACCATATAATTTTAAGTTAATCATATTTTTAGTCTTTTCCTCATTTTGATTTTAAGGAAGTTACAAGGGTAGTGAATGAAAAAATGCATGGCCTGCAGTGATTCCTAAGCacttacttaaaaattttagaCTGTGGCTGAATAACCTTAGCTGCACAATCATGTTATTATTACAAATGTAAATTCATAATACATGAGACATTGAGACTCATATCAAAGGCTGACAAGATTTCAGGATCAAATGAAAAGTTTGTGAGATGGTCAATTGCATTTGTTTATTGGAAGCAATTTTCCAACCATACGAGACACCTAAGCAAGGATTTGTCAAAAAATGttatatgtaaatatttttaggaaGGCTGTGTACAACTGTGccttttctttgatatttttttctggtgaATTATTCAACAACTAATTTGTGCtaaatatcaagaatatttaattattttctcttaagtgGTCATAAAACTAACAACTgtgtttttactctttacagGCATAGACATGCTGAAGATCATTTTTGCACAGCTCTGAGGGTTCCAATGGTTTCCTGTGCATGAGACCAATGTgtagaaaaatgttaaattatttaatATGAATACAAAGTTGTTTTGCTTGAGTTTAGTTGTTACATCAAGGACTCTGTGTTAAGAGGGGTTCATTTATATGAATAACTACCAGTAGATTAACTTCATTTAATGAGTGCATCACTTGAACTGAGTAACTAGTGGCCctcatttgtcttttttttcttgggaattctttattttcatatgCTTCTtgtgaaactcagaaaactgtGAACACCTTCAGGGCATTTGTGTACTGAACAGTTGTAATAAATTTCAGCAGTGCAAGCAAACTTCAAAACCACAAACCAAATACTGTTGTTGTTTGTAGTATAGTTTTATGGTATCTGATTAGCCTTTTCCTTGAGTGAGAAGAATGTTCCACACAGATTTCTTTGGTGTTGATAGTTTTCAGCATGATACTGTAATGTGGAAAATTTTTATTAGCCAAGGAACATCACATGAAAGTTTATTCTTTATAAATAAATTGTTCTAATCTATTgctcttattattattattattattattattgtttttacaagtggaaaaatgtgaaagttgtttttcctgtttttgaatttgttaaataatcaGTTCAACCATTTGATTAGTTGCACGTTGCCAGTTATCGTTTTGAGGGGGCTTTACCATAAATCCCCAAgaccttttttttctaagtaaATGATTAGTGGAAAGTTTCCATTTGCCTAATATATTTTTGAGAGATGTACATAATTTGGGTGTAAATAAAGTGGAATTTAAGAGAAGACATTCAGATAGTGCAGACAAATCTGTGAGAGAAGGAAAGAAGGGTGGATCAATGTTTTTGTTGCTTCATTAAGATGTGCATGTACGGCCTACCTGTTGTTTCGATTGGTTATATGGTTAAAAATAGCATTCTAGGTGATAAaaactaagttttttcgtttgtctcacggtGTAATCACTAGTGATGTAGAtcacgacgtttcgactgcatactgctagtcttctttaggcgatgaggtcgactggtcatgcgtgatgttataagcatgatgctctgctgtgattagttgtttttgaagagctctgattggtgcatttcgatccttccAGTTTCACTtagtgatttgctccctcggcggtccgctgtcgcacggctctcctgttgtgttttttttatcgtgggcatccacgcttctggaatttctattccactatccctgttgatgttgttagggtgaagtcttatatgaattgcctctttgactctgcgcgtgtagtaataagggtcacgatcaataaactttacttcgttccaaagtggcttgtgtccggtgttgtgagcatgctctgaaacggcggaggtctcggttCGGACGAGTcggatgtctcgatcgtgctccttaactctgtcttgcataggtcttccagtctctccggTGTACACCTTGCAGCATTCATAGGGAATCCTTTAAACTACGCCACCatgtttagccgggtcgacagcgtcttttggtcgtactaactgagattTTAGCGcagtctccgacttgaaaacagcgcgtacgccttgttaTTGTAGGaaacggcgaagctgttcggacagacctttgaaataaggtaaaaccgcagtagctttgaactcgttggcgggttcggcactgttgtttggttacCAAGCAAACTATCTGAATGTCGTTTCTTAAATTCTAGGTGATGTAAGCTCGTCCGGGTTTTACTATGCAAGTAGCATAGCAAATCAGTGTAAAGAAGTTTTAAATCGAATACTGCAAAAGATCCTGAGCTGCATTGATATTTCGTTTCTGCACCCTGTGTTTGGTCCAAAAAGTGCACGCCACCCTCTCAAGCAATCAGATGAACAAGGAAAAGACACCACGTCGTGGTAAACCATGGGTATAatgttgctttggttttgcttttcttcgcaccatgattggtctaaaaaactAATCTCCCCTCTCTAAACCAATCTTCAATTGAACATCAACAGAAATGCGAGATTATCTTTTATTCCTCAGGCGCAGTGATTGATGACCTCTTGTCACCATCTTtaccaatcacatgcaaaacaaaaaccgaCCGCCACTTGATCAcacacgttttcccgcgctttagacacTTTCCTTTGGTTCTCCTTTGACAACAGTCAACCTTGCTCGTAAACGTAttgttaattcatttttaatttttcattttaacttctTTATTGAAATGTCAAGTTCAATTCGTATCAATTAAGCTGTTTTTAATAAAactggttttctttatttagctGTTATTAAAATCTGTTATTCATATCGGTTAGAGAGCATGCATAGGTCAAATTAACCCTAgttaaacaaaaacacatttctaTTGTAGCAAGCGGCCCAAAGTGGCACTCTATAGAAACAGGAGTGAGGTGATTAGCATTCATCCGATGTTCAAAATGAGCAAATTCTAAAGCCAAAACTGGTCAAATACTGAGCAATTAAATCGATAGTGGCTGCCAAGTTTTAATAAATCACGCTAGTACGCACTTAAAGAAATACTGGGTATCAAAGATCCGCCGTGAtctttttgtgaaaaatccGTGTGACTCGAAAACTGAAGCGTTAATCGTTTTATTACGCGATCTGAGAAGGTTTCTATTACTGTAAAAATTGATTGAAGGTAAGTAATCGTTAAGATTTTAAGttagaaacgaaagaaaatgtatataacagtgtaggttttttttttggttactcTGGTATTTTGTGTTGTTTGTCATACGAAATCTGATTCTAAACTGATAGAAAGCGTTCGTAACCAGTCAGTTGTTGACTAGTGAAGAATACATCGGAGGAAGAAGTTACTTCACGCACTTCTAAAATgtcttttaatcaaaatttttgtgATAAAAGCTTTAAGTTCGTGGTGCGTTAAATAATTTGTggcaaaatttaaatatatatatatatatatgtatatataattgaaagaatcaaaggggacgcatcgattctctggTACACTGAGTTTCGCGCCcaagcgctcgtcagacagagtaacagagaatcgatgcgttccctttgattctttcacttgtATATACCCAGCTCTCCTACCACAGCATCGAacactttatgccaaggtagactctactccacatttatatatatatatcaatcTAGTACCATCACGAAAAAAATGATTGtagagaaaagtaaaattttgtggtgattttctgttgattttgtATGGTAAAATAATCCTCGATACATAAAAAGTGGATGGAATTGGAAGAAACCCTGTTTTCTCAGTCCAAACTGGGTGAAACTGCTAAATTTACATACAACTGGCTGTTCTTTTGTAGGTAAACATAGTTCTGCGGGCCACAAAGACTCCGCGCGTGGGACTTTTGGCGCTTGAAATTCGAGTccttaaaagaataaaaattgtaaatattataATGGTTTTTGCACTTT
This region of Pocillopora verrucosa isolate sample1 chromosome 3, ASM3666991v2, whole genome shotgun sequence genomic DNA includes:
- the LOC131786509 gene encoding AN1-type zinc finger protein 2B; this translates as MAEEADLLSIGKHCSLASCKRLDFLPFQCSHCKEIFCLEHRSPEEHKCSNFSLSDVHVPVCPICNQIVKKSLNEDVNQQVERHILSGCKSLIVGKPKKSNKCSLKTCRQHGLMPFVCQECNKNHCIRHRHAEDHFCTALRVPMVSCA